The window AAGCCGGTCTTCAAGGCCGCCGCCATCGGCCTGAAGGAAAAGACGGATTTCTGGAATTAACGGTTTTTGCCGCCGGGCCGAGGGGGATCCTAATGCGCGTATTCCGCGTCCCGGCCCGGCGCGTTTGTGTGTGCGTCCCGGCGAAGCCTGTGTTTTTCGCCATAAAGACACGAATGTATCGTGACGTTTATATTTACCCCCCTTTTGTAGTAACCATTCTCCGCGCGCCTGACGGCGTATTCCATAAATATGAAACCTCACCGCTTCAATCAATATTGACTGATACCATCCGTCTATATCGGAAATCAGGCGGCCAAAAAACTTCTAGGTTTGAATAAAGGTTATTTTATTGCAAATATAGTATTGACAATCTTCCCCGAATAATATATAAATTAATCAAGAAATAGTGTATACAGTGGATACTTACAAAAACGCTTCATATCAAAATAAATAATAAAGGAGAGACAGACATGCTGGATTTGAACAAACTGTGCGGAATGAACGGTAAAACCGCCATCGTCACCGGCGCCGCCTCTGGTATCGGCGCGGGGATCGCGCGCTTTTTTGCGAACGCGGGTGTATCGGTCGTCATTGCCGACATCAACGAGGAGCTTGCGGGTAAAGTCGTGAAAGAGATCAAGGACGCGGGCGGAGAGGCCGAATTCATCAAGTGCAACGTTACGAAAGAGGCTGACTGCAAGGCGCTTGCCGACCGGGTAGCGGAAGAGCGTTCAAGGATCGATATCCTTGTGAACTGCGCCGGCGTCGCACGCCGCCACACTGTAGAGACTCTTCCCGAAAGCGATTGGGACCTCGCGATCAACGTGACGCTCAAGAGCGTCTATCTCATGTGCAAGCATGTCGTACCTCATATG is drawn from Cloacibacillus sp. and contains these coding sequences:
- a CDS encoding SDR family NAD(P)-dependent oxidoreductase, giving the protein MLDLNKLCGMNGKTAIVTGAASGIGAGIARFFANAGVSVVIADINEELAGKVVKEIKDAGGEAEFIKCNVTKEADCKALADRVAEERSRIDILVNCAGVARRHTVETLPESDWDLAINVTLKSVYLMCKHVVPHMKKAGGGKIVNIGSGWALKGGDHAVSYCAAKGGVWNMTRAMAIDHGPDNININCVCPGDIDTPMLKSECEQLGGVYDEKYKEECAQRPMARLGEPKDVAMCVFFLCSDMAPWVTGSSLVVDGGGIA